Proteins encoded in a region of the Streptomyces violaceoruber genome:
- a CDS encoding class I SAM-dependent methyltransferase, with protein MLDYDKEAERYDDSRGGEPRAAAAAEGVLSLVPRQARRLLDVACGTGIVTRRIVVGRDGLRVVGVDLAPAMARRAAARLPGAVVLADSRRLPFADGEFDAVASVWLLHLAGGAENVRAIVAECARVLRPGGTYVTTVDKGASHNVGSDIDAVLAARPAGVAHDAAHLVEAYAREYGLEPVGGARFTGHGQGRSPRRTVADLRRGWFVTLPPGEPLAEEFAARLAVLPDQDRPRPDPVFTLAAFRKSPA; from the coding sequence GTGCTCGACTACGACAAGGAAGCGGAACGCTACGACGACTCCCGCGGCGGCGAGCCCCGGGCCGCGGCGGCCGCGGAGGGCGTGCTGAGCCTGGTGCCGCGGCAGGCCCGCCGACTGCTCGACGTGGCCTGCGGCACCGGCATCGTCACCCGGCGGATCGTCGTCGGACGGGACGGCCTGCGGGTGGTGGGCGTCGACCTCGCCCCCGCCATGGCCCGCCGCGCCGCGGCCCGGCTGCCCGGCGCCGTCGTGCTCGCCGACAGCCGTCGACTGCCCTTCGCCGACGGGGAGTTCGACGCCGTCGCCAGCGTGTGGCTGCTGCACCTGGCCGGCGGTGCCGAGAACGTGCGGGCGATCGTCGCCGAGTGCGCCCGCGTGCTGCGGCCCGGCGGGACCTATGTGACCACCGTCGACAAGGGCGCCTCGCACAACGTGGGCAGCGACATCGACGCCGTGCTCGCCGCCCGGCCGGCCGGCGTCGCGCACGACGCCGCCCACCTGGTCGAGGCGTACGCCCGCGAGTACGGCCTGGAGCCCGTGGGCGGGGCCCGCTTCACCGGACACGGCCAGGGCCGCAGTCCCCGCCGGACCGTCGCCGACCTGCGGCGCGGCTGGTTCGTCACGCTGCCGCCGGGCGAGCCGCTCGCCGAGGAGTTCGCCGCGCGGCTGGCCGTCCTGCCGGACCAGGACCGGCCCCGGCCCGACCCGGTCTTCACCCTCGCGGCGTTCAGGAAGTCCCCGGCGTAG
- a CDS encoding 4a-hydroxytetrahydrobiopterin dehydratase, with amino-acid sequence MPAEPLSPQEVEERLATLPGWSLDAGRLTRSYRLGSHFAAAAMVVHVAQVQEELDHHSDLTLGYHTVALAVHTHSAGGAVTEKDVELARRVEDLAAGHGAH; translated from the coding sequence ATGCCCGCCGAACCGCTGTCGCCGCAGGAGGTGGAGGAGCGGCTGGCCACCCTGCCCGGCTGGTCCCTCGACGCCGGGCGTCTCACCCGCTCCTACCGGCTCGGCTCGCACTTCGCGGCGGCCGCGATGGTCGTCCACGTCGCCCAGGTGCAGGAGGAGCTCGACCACCACTCCGACCTGACCCTCGGCTACCACACGGTCGCCCTCGCGGTGCACACCCACAGCGCGGGCGGGGCCGTCACCGAGAAGGACGTCGAGCTCGCCCGCAGGGTGGAGGACCTGGCCGCCGGCCACGGGGCACACTGA
- a CDS encoding helix-turn-helix domain-containing protein, with amino-acid sequence MTALVSGTSPATDRGVGPMLRAWRERRRVSQLELALRADSSARHISFVETGRSRPSEEMVLRLAEHLDVPVRERNALLLAAGYAPHYPETPLDDPALGALREGMERLIRGYEPYPALVVDATYRVLAANRGIAMLMDGVAEHLLTPPLNAIRLTLHPDGLAPRIRNLREWRGHLLEQMERQIALHRSRPLRELYDEVAAYPVPESVPGAEPDEPVPYFALPMQIEHEGHVLSFISSISTFNTPMDVTVAELAIETLLPADPATVKYLQALLP; translated from the coding sequence ATGACCGCACTCGTGTCCGGCACCTCCCCCGCCACCGACCGGGGCGTGGGCCCGATGCTGCGCGCCTGGCGGGAGCGGCGGCGGGTCAGCCAGCTGGAGCTGGCGCTGCGCGCCGACTCCTCCGCCCGGCACATCAGCTTCGTCGAGACGGGCCGTTCCCGGCCGAGCGAGGAGATGGTGCTGCGCCTCGCCGAGCACCTGGACGTCCCGGTGCGCGAGCGCAACGCACTGCTGCTCGCGGCCGGTTACGCCCCGCACTACCCGGAGACCCCGCTGGACGACCCCGCGCTCGGCGCCCTGCGAGAGGGCATGGAGCGGCTGATCCGGGGCTACGAGCCGTATCCGGCGCTGGTCGTCGACGCGACGTACCGGGTGCTGGCGGCCAACCGGGGGATCGCGATGCTGATGGACGGCGTCGCGGAGCACCTGCTCACGCCGCCGCTGAACGCCATCCGGCTGACGCTGCACCCGGACGGCCTGGCGCCGCGCATCCGCAACCTGCGCGAGTGGCGCGGACACCTGCTGGAGCAGATGGAGCGGCAGATCGCCCTGCACCGCTCGCGGCCGCTGCGGGAGCTGTACGACGAGGTGGCCGCCTATCCGGTGCCGGAGAGCGTGCCGGGCGCGGAGCCGGACGAACCGGTGCCGTACTTCGCGCTGCCGATGCAGATCGAGCACGAGGGACACGTCCTGTCGTTCATCTCGTCCATCTCCACCTTCAACACCCCGATGGACGTGACGGTCGCCGAGCTGGCCATCGAGACGCTGCTCCCGGCCGACCCGGCGACGGTCAAGTACCTTCAGGCGCTGCTGCCCTGA
- a CDS encoding helix-turn-helix domain-containing protein, with product MSERRAAPTVGQVVLGRRLQELRETAGLKREEAAKVLRVAPATVRRMEMAEVSLKIPYVQILLTAYGVASDEVAAFVALAEEANQPGWWQRYHDVLPDWFSLYVSLEGAARIVRSYEPHFVPGLLQTEDYARSVLEAGTIGNAGADAVERHVSLRMERQRLLDRPDPPHLWVVMDETVLRRPVSIHGRVMREQLDKLLEFAARDRVTLQVAEFEDGPHPGTYAPFTLFRFAEPELPDMVFTEYLTGALYLDSRTEVSAHLEVLDHMTARAASTQRTEKVLREYRENF from the coding sequence GTGAGCGAGCGACGGGCCGCACCCACCGTGGGCCAGGTGGTCCTCGGCAGACGGCTGCAGGAACTGCGGGAGACGGCGGGACTCAAGCGCGAGGAGGCCGCCAAGGTGCTCCGCGTGGCCCCGGCCACCGTGCGGCGCATGGAAATGGCCGAGGTCTCGCTGAAAATACCGTATGTCCAGATACTGCTGACGGCGTACGGAGTCGCCTCCGACGAGGTCGCGGCGTTCGTCGCGCTCGCCGAGGAGGCGAACCAGCCGGGCTGGTGGCAGCGGTACCACGACGTGCTGCCGGACTGGTTCAGCCTGTATGTGAGCCTGGAGGGCGCCGCCCGGATCGTCCGGTCCTACGAGCCGCACTTCGTCCCCGGGCTGCTGCAGACCGAGGACTACGCGCGCTCGGTCCTGGAGGCCGGGACGATCGGCAACGCGGGCGCGGACGCGGTGGAGCGGCACGTGTCCCTGCGCATGGAGCGGCAGCGGCTCCTCGACCGTCCGGACCCGCCCCACCTGTGGGTGGTGATGGACGAGACGGTGCTGCGGCGGCCGGTGAGCATTCACGGCCGGGTGATGCGCGAGCAGCTCGACAAGCTGCTGGAGTTCGCCGCCCGGGACCGGGTGACGCTCCAGGTCGCCGAGTTCGAGGACGGGCCGCACCCCGGCACGTACGCGCCGTTCACCCTGTTCCGCTTCGCGGAGCCGGAGCTGCCCGACATGGTCTTCACCGAGTACCTGACGGGCGCCCTGTACCTGGACTCCCGTACCGAGGTCTCGGCGCACCTGGAGGTCCTGGACCACATGACGGCGCGCGCCGCCTCGACCCAGCGCACCGAGAAGGTCCTGCGCGAGTACCGCGAGAACTTCTGA
- a CDS encoding SAM-dependent methyltransferase, whose product MTGPEPASAPLDTSRPHPARVYDWWLGGKDNYPVDEELARRILAADSTAVRGARANRRFMHRAVRTLAEAGIRQFLDIGTGIPTEPNLHQVAQAVAPESRVVYADNDPIVLRHAEALLHGSAEGATEYVHADVRDPDRILRLAGESLDFDRPVALSLVALTHYLGDAADGDDVHGLLKRYKDVLAPGSHLVLSQVTPDLNPAAVGKAAELFARGGTPFHPRSLTEFARFFDGLELLGPGIIPVTGWRPDPEDVAAQTEGIVPVYAGVARKP is encoded by the coding sequence ATGACCGGACCCGAGCCCGCCTCCGCGCCTCTCGACACCAGCAGGCCGCACCCGGCCCGGGTCTACGACTGGTGGCTGGGCGGCAAGGACAACTACCCGGTGGACGAGGAGCTGGCCCGCAGGATCCTCGCGGCGGACAGCACGGCGGTGCGCGGGGCCCGCGCGAACCGGCGGTTCATGCACCGGGCGGTGCGTACCCTCGCCGAGGCCGGGATCCGGCAGTTCCTGGACATCGGCACCGGCATCCCCACCGAGCCGAACCTGCACCAGGTGGCGCAGGCGGTGGCCCCCGAGTCGCGGGTCGTCTACGCCGACAACGACCCGATCGTCCTCCGGCACGCCGAGGCACTGCTGCACGGCTCGGCGGAGGGTGCCACCGAGTACGTCCACGCGGACGTCCGGGACCCGGACCGGATCCTGCGGCTGGCGGGCGAGTCCCTGGACTTCGACCGGCCCGTCGCCCTGTCGCTGGTGGCCCTGACCCACTACCTCGGCGACGCCGCCGACGGCGACGACGTGCACGGGCTGCTCAAGCGGTACAAGGACGTGCTCGCACCGGGCAGCCACCTGGTCCTCTCGCAGGTCACGCCCGATCTGAACCCGGCGGCGGTGGGGAAGGCCGCGGAGCTGTTCGCCCGCGGCGGCACGCCGTTCCACCCGCGCTCCCTCACCGAGTTCGCGCGCTTCTTCGACGGTCTGGAGCTGCTGGGCCCCGGCATCATCCCGGTCACCGGCTGGCGGCCGGACCCCGAGGACGTGGCGGCCCAGACGGAGGGCATCGTGCCGGTGTACGCGGGGGTGGCCCGCAAGCCCTGA
- a CDS encoding nitrate reductase subunit alpha, which yields MTDTRTPPTEPGAALLRAGRFFRPGTAAPDLHSVGLVGGRESDAFYRDRWSHDKVVTSTHGVNCTGSCRWNVFVKDGIITWETQATDYPSVGPDRPEYEPRGCPRGAAFSWYTYSPTRVRYPYVRGVLLEMYREAKARLTDPVLAWADIQGDPQRRQRYQRARGKGGLVRASWDEAVEMVAAAHVHTIRTHGPDRIAGFSPIPAMSMVSHAAGARFHSLIGAPMLSFYDWYADLPVASPQVFGDQTDVPESGDWWDAAYLIMWGTNVPVTRTPDAHWMAEARYRGQKVVVVSPDYADNTKFADQWLHPHPGTDAALAMAMGHVVLKEFFVDRVTPFFDDYVRRFTDLPFLVTLTERDGAYVPDKFLRAADLGQGGDDAYWKTVVLDEATGRAVVPNGSLGFRWNEADQGKWNLDLGDVRPRLSLHGHEMASGVEVLLPRFDTEGGTHGQGRGDVLRRGVPATRLGGATGPLVTTVFDLMLAQYGVTRPDLPGDWPASYEDADAPATPAWQETHTSVPAAACVRIAREFARTAERSKGRCMILMGAGTNHWFHSETIYRGFLALLQLTGCQGRNGGGWAHYVGQEKCRPVTGWASLAAASDWSRPPRQAIGTGYWYLHTDQWRYDRFRADVLASPLGEGRLAGMAGADCLALSARTGWMPSYPTFDRNPLELGETFGDPVANAVAELRAGTLRFAGEDPDAPENWPRIVTLWRANLLGSSGKGAEYFTKHLLGTQSSLRAEEAAPGERPRDVVWHEEAPEGKADLLLSLDFRHTSSTLLSDVVLPAATWYEKHDLSSTDMHPYVHAFSPAVNPPWQARTDFDTFKVLAEKLSELAEDHLGVRKDLVAAPLQHDTPGEIAQPGGVVRDWRRGECEPEPGRTMPNLVVVERDYTAIGAKFAALGPLVETKGLPAKGITLKPDEEVARLRELNGAVRGGPADGRPALDTAVKAANTILALSGTTNGRLATQGFHTLEAKTGQEMAHLAAEHEGKRITYADTQAAPVPVITSPEWSGSEAGGRRYTAFTLNTEHLKPWHTLTGRQHFFVDHDWMHELGEALPVYRPPLDMHRLFGEPRLGPDGHREVTVRYLTPHNKWSIHSEYQDNLFMLALSRGGQTIWMSAEDAAAIGVADDDWIEAVNRNGVVVARAIVSHRMPPGTVFMHHAQERTVNVPLTETTGKRGGVHNSLTRLLLKPTHLIGGYAQLSWAFNYLGPTGNQRDEVTVIRRRSQEVEY from the coding sequence GTGACCGACACGCGGACACCGCCCACCGAGCCGGGCGCGGCGCTGCTGCGCGCGGGACGGTTCTTCCGGCCGGGCACCGCCGCACCCGACCTGCACAGCGTCGGACTCGTCGGCGGGCGGGAGTCGGACGCCTTCTACCGGGACCGCTGGAGCCACGACAAGGTCGTGACGTCGACGCACGGCGTGAACTGCACGGGTTCGTGCCGGTGGAACGTGTTCGTCAAGGACGGCATCATCACCTGGGAGACCCAGGCCACGGACTATCCGTCGGTCGGCCCCGACCGCCCCGAGTACGAGCCGCGCGGCTGCCCCCGGGGCGCGGCGTTCTCCTGGTACACCTACTCCCCCACCCGGGTGCGCTACCCGTACGTGCGCGGGGTGCTCCTGGAGATGTACCGGGAGGCGAAGGCCCGGCTGACGGACCCGGTGCTCGCGTGGGCCGACATCCAGGGCGACCCGCAGCGCCGGCAGCGCTACCAGCGGGCGCGCGGCAAGGGCGGCCTGGTCCGGGCGAGCTGGGACGAGGCGGTCGAGATGGTCGCCGCCGCGCACGTGCACACGATCCGCACCCACGGGCCCGACCGCATCGCGGGGTTCTCGCCCATCCCCGCGATGTCGATGGTGTCGCACGCGGCGGGGGCCCGCTTCCACTCGCTGATCGGCGCCCCGATGCTGTCGTTCTACGACTGGTACGCCGACCTGCCCGTGGCGTCCCCGCAGGTATTCGGCGACCAGACGGATGTGCCGGAGTCGGGCGACTGGTGGGACGCGGCGTACCTGATCATGTGGGGTACGAACGTGCCGGTGACCCGCACCCCGGACGCGCACTGGATGGCGGAGGCCCGCTACCGGGGGCAGAAGGTGGTCGTGGTCTCGCCCGACTACGCCGACAACACCAAGTTCGCCGACCAGTGGCTGCACCCGCACCCCGGGACGGACGCCGCGCTGGCGATGGCGATGGGGCACGTGGTGCTCAAGGAGTTCTTCGTCGACCGCGTCACCCCGTTCTTCGACGACTACGTACGGCGCTTCACCGACCTGCCGTTCCTGGTGACGCTGACCGAGCGGGACGGCGCGTACGTGCCGGACAAGTTCCTGCGCGCCGCCGACCTGGGGCAGGGCGGCGACGACGCCTACTGGAAGACGGTCGTGCTGGACGAGGCGACGGGCCGCGCGGTGGTCCCGAACGGCTCGCTGGGCTTTCGCTGGAACGAGGCCGACCAGGGGAAGTGGAACCTGGACCTGGGCGACGTACGCCCCCGGCTGAGCCTGCACGGCCACGAGATGGCCTCGGGCGTGGAAGTGCTCCTCCCCCGCTTCGACACCGAGGGCGGCACACACGGGCAGGGGCGCGGCGACGTCCTGCGCCGCGGGGTGCCGGCGACGCGCCTCGGCGGGGCGACCGGGCCGCTGGTGACGACGGTCTTCGACCTGATGCTGGCCCAGTACGGCGTGACCCGGCCGGACCTGCCGGGCGACTGGCCGGCGTCGTACGAGGACGCCGACGCGCCCGCCACCCCGGCCTGGCAGGAGACGCACACCTCGGTCCCGGCGGCGGCCTGCGTGCGCATCGCCCGGGAGTTCGCGCGGACGGCGGAGCGGTCCAAGGGCCGGTGCATGATCCTGATGGGCGCGGGCACCAACCACTGGTTCCACTCCGAGACGATCTACCGGGGCTTTTTGGCCCTGCTCCAGCTCACCGGCTGCCAGGGCCGCAACGGCGGCGGCTGGGCGCACTACGTGGGCCAGGAGAAGTGCCGTCCGGTGACCGGCTGGGCGTCGCTGGCCGCCGCGTCGGACTGGTCGCGCCCGCCGCGCCAGGCGATCGGCACCGGGTACTGGTACCTGCACACCGACCAGTGGCGCTACGACCGGTTCCGCGCCGACGTGCTGGCCTCGCCGCTGGGCGAGGGGCGGCTGGCCGGGATGGCGGGCGCGGACTGCCTCGCCCTGTCGGCGCGCACCGGCTGGATGCCCTCGTACCCGACCTTCGACCGCAACCCGCTGGAACTGGGCGAGACCTTCGGCGACCCGGTGGCGAACGCGGTGGCCGAACTGCGGGCGGGGACGCTCAGGTTCGCGGGCGAGGACCCGGACGCCCCGGAGAACTGGCCGCGGATCGTGACCCTGTGGCGGGCCAACCTGCTCGGTTCGTCGGGCAAGGGCGCCGAGTACTTCACCAAGCACCTGCTGGGCACCCAGTCCTCGCTGCGCGCCGAGGAGGCCGCGCCCGGCGAGCGGCCCCGGGACGTGGTCTGGCACGAGGAGGCGCCCGAGGGGAAGGCCGACCTGCTCCTCTCGCTGGACTTCCGGCACACCTCGTCCACGCTCCTGTCCGACGTGGTACTGCCCGCCGCGACCTGGTACGAGAAGCACGACCTGTCCAGCACGGACATGCACCCCTACGTCCACGCCTTCTCCCCGGCGGTGAACCCGCCGTGGCAGGCGCGCACCGACTTCGACACCTTCAAGGTCCTCGCGGAGAAGCTGAGCGAACTGGCCGAGGACCATCTCGGGGTGCGCAAGGACCTGGTGGCGGCGCCCCTCCAGCACGACACCCCGGGCGAGATTGCCCAGCCGGGCGGTGTCGTACGGGACTGGCGGCGCGGGGAGTGCGAGCCCGAGCCCGGGAGGACGATGCCGAACCTCGTCGTCGTGGAGCGCGACTACACGGCGATCGGCGCCAAGTTCGCGGCGCTGGGCCCGCTGGTGGAGACCAAGGGGCTGCCCGCCAAGGGCATCACCCTGAAGCCGGACGAGGAGGTGGCCCGGCTGCGTGAGCTCAACGGCGCGGTGCGCGGCGGCCCGGCCGACGGGCGTCCGGCGCTGGACACGGCGGTGAAGGCGGCCAACACCATCCTGGCCCTGTCCGGCACCACCAACGGCCGTCTGGCGACCCAGGGCTTCCACACCCTGGAGGCGAAGACCGGGCAGGAGATGGCCCACCTGGCCGCCGAGCACGAGGGCAAGCGGATCACCTACGCCGACACCCAGGCGGCGCCCGTGCCGGTGATCACCTCGCCGGAGTGGTCGGGCAGCGAGGCGGGCGGGCGGCGCTACACGGCGTTCACGCTCAACACCGAGCACCTCAAGCCGTGGCACACCCTCACCGGCCGGCAGCACTTCTTCGTCGACCACGACTGGATGCACGAGCTGGGCGAGGCGCTGCCCGTGTACCGGCCGCCGCTGGACATGCACCGGCTGTTCGGCGAACCGCGACTGGGTCCCGACGGGCACCGCGAGGTGACGGTCCGCTACCTCACCCCGCACAACAAGTGGTCCATCCACTCCGAGTACCAGGACAACCTGTTCATGCTGGCGCTGTCCCGGGGCGGGCAGACCATCTGGATGTCCGCCGAGGACGCGGCGGCGATCGGCGTCGCGGACGACGACTGGATCGAGGCGGTCAACCGCAACGGCGTCGTCGTGGCCCGCGCGATCGTCTCGCACCGCATGCCACCGGGCACGGTCTTCATGCACCACGCGCAGGAACGCACGGTCAACGTGCCGCTCACCGAGACGACCGGCAAACGCGGCGGCGTCCACAACTCGCTCACCCGGCTGCTCCTCAAACCGACCCATCTCATCGGCGGCTACGCCCAGTTGTCCTGGGCGTTCAACTACCTGGGCCCGACGGGCAACCAGCGCGACGAGGTGACCGTGATCCGGCGCCGTTCCCAGGAGGTCGAGTACTGA
- the narH gene encoding nitrate reductase subunit beta: MRPMAQVAMVMNLDKCIGCHTCSVTCKQAWTNRRGMEYVWFNNVETRPGQGYPRRYEDQDKWRGGWELNRRGALKLKAGGRFKKLAGIFSNPRLPEIKDYYEPWTYDYKNLTDAPLGTDYPVARPVSQLDGKPMKIGWSSNWDDSLGGAPAYGDLDPMVERTRQQASEKVRFAYEETFMFYLPRICEHCLNPSCVASCPSGAMYKRSEDGIVLVDQDRCRGWRMCVTGCPYKKVYFNHRTGKAEKCTFCYPRIEVGQPTVCSETCVGRLRYLGVVLYDADKVTAAAETPNEHDLYEAQLGVFLDPEDPGVRRAAEEAGIPFDWIEAARRSPVHALVSKYRVALPLHPEYRTMPMVWYIPPLSPVVDALTETGHDGEDADNLFGAIDTLRIPLEYLAELFTAGDTGPVRASLEKLAAMRAHMRSVNLGEDPDPAVCAGVGMRPEEIQEMYRLLAIAKYEERYVIPTAAVGDAHRLEASALPDTCSLDTDGGPGMGGDGPFGQDSGRKRLPLVPVENFHILRRRQTADDEREV, translated from the coding sequence ATGCGCCCGATGGCCCAGGTAGCGATGGTCATGAACCTCGACAAGTGCATCGGCTGCCACACCTGTTCGGTCACCTGCAAGCAGGCATGGACCAACCGGCGGGGTATGGAGTACGTCTGGTTCAACAACGTGGAGACCCGCCCCGGACAGGGCTACCCGCGCCGCTACGAGGACCAGGACAAGTGGCGGGGCGGCTGGGAGCTGAACCGGCGCGGCGCGCTGAAACTGAAGGCGGGCGGCCGGTTCAAGAAGCTCGCCGGGATCTTCTCCAACCCCCGGCTCCCGGAGATCAAGGACTACTACGAGCCCTGGACGTACGACTACAAGAACCTCACCGACGCCCCGCTCGGCACCGACTACCCGGTCGCCCGGCCCGTCTCCCAGCTCGACGGCAAGCCGATGAAGATCGGCTGGTCCTCCAACTGGGACGACAGCCTGGGCGGCGCCCCCGCCTACGGCGACCTCGATCCCATGGTGGAGCGCACCCGGCAACAGGCCTCGGAGAAGGTGCGGTTCGCGTACGAAGAAACGTTCATGTTCTACCTGCCGCGCATCTGCGAGCACTGCCTGAACCCGTCGTGCGTGGCGTCGTGCCCGTCCGGGGCGATGTACAAGCGCTCGGAGGACGGCATCGTCCTGGTCGACCAGGACCGCTGCCGGGGCTGGCGGATGTGCGTGACCGGCTGCCCGTACAAGAAGGTGTACTTCAACCACCGCACCGGCAAGGCGGAGAAGTGCACCTTCTGCTATCCGCGCATCGAGGTGGGCCAGCCCACCGTCTGCTCGGAGACCTGCGTGGGGCGGCTCAGATACCTGGGGGTCGTCCTCTACGACGCCGACAAGGTGACCGCGGCCGCCGAGACACCGAACGAGCACGACCTGTACGAGGCGCAGTTGGGTGTCTTCCTCGACCCCGAGGACCCCGGGGTGCGGCGGGCCGCCGAGGAGGCGGGGATCCCGTTCGACTGGATCGAGGCGGCCCGGCGCTCCCCCGTGCACGCGCTGGTGAGCAAGTACAGGGTCGCGCTGCCCCTGCATCCCGAGTACCGCACGATGCCGATGGTCTGGTACATCCCGCCGCTGTCGCCGGTCGTGGACGCGCTGACGGAGACCGGGCACGACGGCGAGGACGCGGACAACCTGTTCGGCGCGATCGACACGCTGCGCATCCCGCTGGAGTACCTGGCCGAGCTGTTCACCGCCGGTGACACCGGGCCGGTGCGGGCGTCGCTGGAGAAACTCGCCGCGATGCGGGCCCACATGCGGTCGGTCAACCTCGGCGAGGACCCGGACCCGGCCGTCTGCGCGGGCGTCGGCATGCGGCCCGAGGAGATCCAGGAGATGTACCGGCTGCTGGCGATCGCCAAGTACGAGGAGCGGTACGTGATCCCGACGGCGGCCGTCGGGGACGCGCACCGGCTGGAGGCGTCCGCACTGCCGGACACGTGCAGCCTGGACACCGACGGCGGTCCGGGCATGGGCGGCGACGGGCCGTTCGGCCAGGACTCGGGACGCAAACGGCTGCCGCTGGTGCCGGTGGAGAACTTCCACATCCTGCGCAGGCGGCAGACCGCGGACGACGAGAGGGAGGTCTGA
- the narJ gene encoding nitrate reductase molybdenum cofactor assembly chaperone, translated as MPGFEVLHQAAALCLTYPDDDFRARLPLLREAAPQLRGFTDHAAATGQGELQAHYVEVFDFRNRHSLYLSWWTDGDTRNRGMSLVRFKELYRAHGLEFTGEELPDFLPAVLEFVSRTGDMGMLTEHRDALDQLRARLTAFGTPYACVLDAVCATLPPAPTGARR; from the coding sequence ATGCCCGGCTTCGAGGTGCTCCACCAGGCGGCGGCGCTCTGTCTGACGTATCCCGACGACGACTTCCGCGCCCGGCTGCCGCTGCTGCGCGAGGCGGCACCGCAGCTGCGCGGTTTCACCGACCACGCGGCGGCGACCGGGCAGGGCGAACTCCAGGCGCACTACGTGGAGGTCTTCGACTTCAGGAACCGGCACAGCCTGTACCTGAGCTGGTGGACCGACGGCGACACCCGCAACCGCGGGATGTCCCTGGTCCGCTTCAAGGAGCTGTACCGCGCGCACGGCCTGGAGTTCACCGGCGAGGAGCTGCCGGACTTCCTGCCCGCGGTGCTGGAGTTCGTCTCCCGCACCGGGGACATGGGGATGCTCACCGAGCACCGCGACGCCCTGGACCAGCTGCGCGCCCGGCTCACCGCCTTCGGCACGCCCTACGCGTGCGTCCTGGACGCCGTGTGCGCCACCCTGCCGCCCGCACCCACCGGAGCCCGCCGATGA
- the narI gene encoding respiratory nitrate reductase subunit gamma, protein MNVFLWGVLPYAAFALLIAGLVWRHRYDRFGWTTRSSQIYESKLLNIASPVFHYGILFVLAGHLIGLFIPASWTQSIGISEHAYHLFSLYGGTVSGVLAVAGIGMLVYRRRTNAPVFRATTANDKLMYVFLLGALLLGMIAKLSDTSGNGYDYRSTIAPWSRSLFTLNPKTELMAGVPVLYHVHAVVGMVLIALVPYTRLVHMFSAPLQYLTRPYVVYRSRDPRQLGPRPDRRGWERAGS, encoded by the coding sequence ATGAACGTCTTCCTGTGGGGCGTGCTGCCCTACGCCGCCTTCGCGCTGCTGATCGCGGGCCTGGTCTGGCGGCACCGCTACGACCGCTTCGGCTGGACGACCCGCTCCTCGCAGATCTACGAGTCCAAGCTGCTGAACATCGCCTCGCCGGTCTTCCACTACGGCATCCTGTTCGTGCTCGCCGGCCATCTGATCGGCCTGTTCATCCCGGCGTCCTGGACGCAGTCGATCGGCATCAGCGAGCACGCGTACCACCTGTTCTCGCTCTACGGGGGCACGGTCTCCGGGGTCCTCGCGGTCGCCGGGATCGGCATGCTGGTCTACCGGCGCCGCACCAACGCGCCGGTCTTCCGGGCCACCACGGCCAACGACAAGCTCATGTACGTCTTCCTGCTCGGCGCCCTGCTCCTCGGCATGATCGCCAAGCTGTCCGACACCTCCGGCAACGGCTACGACTACCGGAGCACCATCGCCCCCTGGTCGCGCAGCCTGTTCACGCTGAACCCGAAGACGGAACTGATGGCGGGCGTACCGGTGCTGTACCACGTGCACGCGGTGGTCGGGATGGTGCTGATCGCCCTGGTGCCCTACACCCGCCTGGTGCACATGTTCAGCGCGCCCCTGCAGTACCTGACCCGCCCGTACGTGGTCTACCGGTCGCGCGACCCCAGACAGCTGGGGCCGCGCCCGGACCGACGGGGCTGGGAGCGCGCGGGCTCCTAG
- a CDS encoding OsmC family protein, with protein sequence MATTRSAHTVWEGNLLEGNGVVTFDSSGIGEQPVSWPSRAEQANGKTSPEELIAAAHSSCFSMALSHGLAGAGTPPTKLTTSADVTFQPGEGIKGIHLTVEGTVPGLDNDAFVAAAEDAKKNCPVSQALTGTTITLSAKLA encoded by the coding sequence GTGGCAACCACGCGCTCCGCACACACCGTCTGGGAAGGCAACCTGCTCGAGGGCAACGGTGTCGTCACCTTCGACTCGTCCGGCATCGGCGAGCAGCCGGTGTCGTGGCCGTCGCGCGCCGAGCAGGCGAACGGCAAGACCAGCCCGGAAGAGCTGATCGCCGCCGCCCACTCCAGCTGCTTTTCCATGGCGCTGTCGCACGGCCTGGCCGGCGCCGGCACCCCGCCCACCAAGCTCACCACCTCCGCCGACGTCACCTTCCAGCCCGGCGAGGGCATCAAGGGCATCCACCTCACCGTGGAGGGCACCGTCCCCGGCCTCGACAACGACGCCTTCGTCGCCGCCGCCGAGGACGCCAAGAAGAACTGCCCGGTCAGCCAGGCCCTGACCGGCACGACCATCACCCTGTCGGCCAAGCTGGCCTAG